ATTTCATCTCCGCGAAAGGCTCTTATTTCCAAATTTTTCCAGCATTTTTTGTTCACTTTCTGTGAAACAAGCACCGACCCCTTCATTTCCACTGCAGCCTCTTTTTTTCCCTTGGAATTTTTCCAAGAACTATGACTTTTTGTGAACGCATGATATCTACCTATTCACAAAAATTTATTGTAGATTTAAATTTGTGAACTGTAAGGTCTCGTTAGGGAGAGGGTTGCCTCCGAGGAAGGTTAAGATAGAGTTCGTCGATGGTGAGGGAAATAAGCATACATTGGCCATTGAGGGGAGGATCTCTCGCGAAGCCATAAACAGGTTATTGGATTATGTGGAGCTAATGGGAGGATCCCAGCCCTCTCCTAGGCCAACCGCCTCCCTTTTTCAACCGAGGAACAAATTCGAGCGCGTGAAGCAGATCATACTCCATGAGCTCAGAGATAGGTCCTTTTCCTCCAATGAACTTCGGAGGATATATGAGGAGATCTATGGGGAGGAGATCGGGCTCAGCACGGTTTCCACATATCTCCTCAGGCTCTCCGAAGCCGGCTTCTTGAGTAGAATTGGTTCGCCCTCCGAATGGCGCTACGTCCTGAACACCGCCGCCCCCAACCCGAAGCCTAAAATCGATCTAATTGATTAAGCCCTCAGCGCGCTCCCTCTCCCCCTTTCTCACGAGTTCCTTCAAAATCCTTTCCAGCTCGCCCCTTATATTTTCCATGGATTCCAAATCCCCCTCTCCTCTAATTCTTTCGGACAATTCCTTTAGGGCATTTGAAACCTCTATGAAGGGCTCCAACCTCGGGCTGTCGAAAAGCCCTACGTAACCCAGTAGGAATATAGTGTATATTGAGCTGAGCACATTCCCCCTGGCCTGCCTCAAGGTCCTATAAAATGCCCCCCTGCTCACCCTCTCCCCCTTCAATCGCAATTTACTCTCAAACCTAATCCCTCTTTCAATAAACTTCTCCCTTAAAGAGCCTATCAACAGATTTTCATATTGTTTTTTGGTCAAATTGCTGTTTTCCAAAAGAATCTTGGCGATCGGGTCATTTAGGGCCCATTTCAACCATTTCCTTGCCTCTTCCAGCCCCTCATCCTTTTCCATTGGGCGCCCCTCATTATGAATACGATTTTGTATCACTGAAAATCCCCGCGGAAGCTTATAATATCTCTCTTGAAATGGCAGCAGGGATCTCCCTTGGGTCGTCGGAGGAGGCGGGTAATAAAGATAGTGAAGAGGAAAATCCCTAAGGTTTTCCTTTGTCCTCTTTGCGGAGAGGAATCCGTGAGAATAACCGTGAAGAACCCCGGGCTCGCGGAAGTCCAATGCGGGAACAAGGATTGCGAGCTGAACAAGAACAAGGAGGAGTTTGAGATGAAGCCCTCCGAGCAAATGGTCGATATCTATTGCAAATTCATCGATAAGCATTCTCACTAGGGATCTGGTGGAGGCCGGCGCTTGAAATCCCTCCCATATTTCGAGAGGTTTTCGGAAATCGAAAAGAGACTGAACGAACTGGCCGAGTTATCCAATAAGGCGAGGGCGAGGGGCTTGGATCCATCGAACAAGATCGAGGTCGAGTTCTCGAGGGATCTGGCGGAGAGGGTCGAAAAGTCCGTCGGCCCGCCAAATATAGCCCCGAGGATCAGGGATCTCGCGGCCCTTCTCCCTAGGGAGGAGATTGCCTTCAAGATAGCTGAGGAGATCGTTTATGGTAAGTTCGGATCCTCCGCGGAAGAGATAGCGGAGCAAGCCGTAAGGACGGCCCTCGCGATCTTGGGGGAGGGCGTCACCATAGCCCCTATAGAGGGAATATCTGAGGTGAGGGAGAAGGAGAACAATGATGGCACGAGATATTTGGCGCTATACTTCTCGGGCCCAATAAGATCGGCGGGAGGCACCGATATGGGCTTAATACTCGTCGTGGCGGATTACGTGAGGCATCTGCTTGGCCTCTCTAGGTATAGGGCGACCGAACAAGAGGCTAGGAGGTTTGTGGAGGAGCTTAGGCTTTATGAGAGGGAAGTCGGGAGGTTCCAATTCAAAGTTTCCGATGAGGAGCTCTTCCATGCGATAATGCATCTCCCCGTTGAAGTCACCGGAGGCGAAACGGATCCCATCGAGGTTTCCTTCTATAGGAATTTGCCGAGGATAGAGACGAACAGGCTCAGGGGTGGAGCGCTGAGAGTGGTCAATGATGGTCTGATCGGTAGGAGGGCGAAGATCCTGAGGATAGTCGATAAGCTCGGGATCCGGGGTTGGGATTGGCTGAGGGAGATAAGGGCGGAGGAGGGGGAGGAGAAGGAGCGAAGGGAGTTCATGTATATGGAAGATGTCATAGCTGGCAGGCCGATATTCTCCTTCCCGGGCGCCAAGGGCGGCTTCAGGCTGAGGTATGGGAGGGCTAGGAATACGGGGCTCGCGGCCATTGGCATACACCCATCGACCATGATAGCCCTGAGGAAGTTCATAGCCATAGGGACTCAGCTGAAGCTTGAGCTTCCGGGAAAAGCCGGGATCGCCCAGCCGGTGGATTCGATAGAGCCCCCCGTGGTAAAGCTTAGAGACGGTTCGGTCCTCAGGCTCGAGGATCCCCGCATCGCTGAAGAGATGCTCGATTCAATCGATTCGATCCTCTTCTTGGGGGACATCCTCGTGGGATTCGGGGAGTTCCTTGAGAACAATAGGCCGCTCATCCCTTCGGGGTTCGTCGAGGAGTGGTGGGCGAAGATATTGGCGAAGGCCCTCAGGAGTAGAGGGTCCATTGAAGGCTTTGGGCTGGATGCCCAAAGGTTACGTTCATTCATTGAGGATCCCCTCGGCCGTAGGCCAAGCCCTGAGGAGGCTCTTCGGATCTCGAGGCACTTGAAGATACCTCTGCACCCTAGGTACACGTACTTCTGGGATCACATAAGCCCGGAGGATTTTGCATACTTTAGGCGTGGGTTGTTGGCCTCTTACTGGGGCGAGGGGGGAATCACGGCAGAGTTCGATCCAAGGCTGAAGGGGATCTTGGAGACGCTCTGCATTCCCCATAGAGTAGTGGGGGGAAGGATAACCATTGGTGAGGAATCGCCGATCCTATCCGCCTGCTTGGCCTTGGAGGAGGGGGATTTGGAGATTCCCTCCGGGCTCCCCACGATTGAGATCATAAAGAAGATCTCCGGCATCGAGATAATCCCGAAGGCCTTCAGATTCATCGGGGCAAGGATGGGGAGACCCGAGAAGGCGAATAGGAGGGAGATGAAGCCCCTAGTCCATTGCATCTTCCCAGTTGGGATCCATGGTGGTCCGAGGAGAGATATGGTTCAAGCGGCAGAATCATTCGGCTCCATATCCGTTGAGGTCGTGAGGAAGCGCTGCGGCTCCTGCGGAGCCCTTTCCTTCGAAACCCGCTGTCCCGAATGCGGCGGGTTAACCAGTATTGAGTATATCTGTAGGAAGTGCGGGAGGGCCTTAAGAGGGAGGTATTGCGAGCATTGCAAATCCGAGGCCATCCCATACCAGCTATACTCAATCAACCTCAAGGCGATGCTCGATAGGGCGCTTAAGAGGCTCGGAATAACCGATCCACCCGAAGTAATAAAAGGTGTCAAGGGGCTCTCTAGCGGAGAAAAGGTCCCGGAGCCATTGGAAAAGGGCGTTTTGAGGAGCAAATATGGCCTATCCGTATATAAGGATGGCACCATAAGGTTTGACGTCACGAATGCGCCCTTGACCCACTTCAAGCCCAAGGAGATAGGGACGCCCGTGGAGAAGCTGAGGGAGTTAGGTTATGGTTGCGATATGGATTGCAATAGATTGGAAGATCCAGATCAGCTTTGTCCCCTGATGGTTCATGACATAATAATCCCCGTCAAATGCGCCGATTATCTCTTAAAGGTCGCGGGCTTCATTGATGAGCTCTTGGAGAAGTTCTACGGGCTTCCCCCATATTATCGGGCGAGGGAGAGGGGGGATCTGGTGGGCCATTTGGTAATCGGCCTCTCCCCCCATACTTCCGTCGGAGTAGTTGGGAGGATCATAGGATTCACAGAGGCCTCCGTTTGCTTCGCACATCCCTTCTGGCATGCGGCAAAGAGGCGGGATTGTGATGGGGATGAGGATAGCGTATCCTTGGCCTTGGACGTATTCCTGAATTTCTCCAGATCTTTCCTACCCTCCAAAATAGGCGGGCTGATGGATGCCCCATTACTATTAAGCGTGGTGATAAACCCCTCCGAGATAGCTAGGCAGGCGTATAATATGGAGTCGCAGGGCCTCCCCTTGAGGTTCTTCGAGGAAACCGTGAGGAGATCCGATCCTAAGGTTGTTGGGGATATGATTGAGATGGCCCTCCATAAGATCGAAAGCGGTAATCCCTTCTCCCCCTTGGCCTTCACGCACTGGACCAGCGATATAAACGCGGGCAACCTCGAAAGCAGGTATAAAACGCTAGAAACGATGTTCGAGAAGATCGAGGAGCAATTGAGGATCGCCGAGACCGTAAGGGCCGTTGACTCCAGAGCCGTGGTCGGTAAGATACTCTCGACGCACCTCCTTCGGGACATGGTCGGAAATCTGAAGGCATTCTCTGGACAGAAGTTCAGGTGTTTGAAATGCAATTCCAAATTCAGGAGGATCCCCCTTAAGGGGGCTTGCATCAGGTGCGGGGGAAAGCTCTCTTTGACGGTTTACAAGGGGACCATGGAGAAATACTTGGGGAAGGCCGAGGAACTCGTAAGGAAGTACGCGCTTGGGGGGTATTATGAGCAGCGCCTGAAGCTCATAAGGGAGGAGATCGCCTCCCTATTCCCCGAAAGCCCGATGGAGGTGAGGGGGAGGCAAACGAATTTAGCGCAGTTTTTATAGGCCGCCTTCCGCATCCTTATCAAACCTTGAAGGGCAGAACTACCCCTTGGAGGGGTTTGAACAATTATATGCCCATGCACGATGGAGGGGATATAGGGGCCCAAGGGGGCCTTGATTTGGCCCATTGGACCACACCGTCTGGGGGATCGCTCCTCCCGCCTTATTACGGGGAGATCCGGAGAATTATTGAGGCGCATTTTCACATAGAGGATGCTTGGGTCGAGGAGGGAAGTGCCCGATTCCTCGTGAGCTCCGGCGATGTCAAGGAGTCCTTCCTGAAGGTGGAGAGAGACTTGGCGGGTTTGGGCTATATGCCCTTCCTTAGATCGAGAGGGGATAGGCTCCTGATGGTCGTGGTGCCGAGGCCCTCACTACCGCCATCCAAGCCTATTTGGAACCTCCTTCTCTTCTTCCTCACCATAGGGACCACGGCCTATGCTGGCTATGAAATGTCCATCGTTTTGGTCAAGCATGGATTGGGCATAAATCCCATCCAAGGCGCGCTATCCTTCTCCGCTGCCCTGTTGTCGATATTGGGCCTCCACGAATTGGGGCATAAATTCATCGCCAACAGGAGGGGGGTTGAATCCACCCTCCCCTACTTCATACCCTTCCCATCCTTCATAGGAACCTTCGGGGCCATCATAAGGACGAAGGTTCCAGCCCCGAATAAGGATGCGCTCTTCGATTTGGGCGCGGCTGGCCCCATAGCCGGCTTCTTGGCCTTGGTGCCGGCCGCGGCAATAGGATTGAAGTTGTCATACATAGTGGAGGTAAGCCGGATCCCGCCCGGCACAATACCCTTATCCCCTCCCCTAATGTTCAGGCTCATGACACACCTCATGGGGATTCCTACCGATGGAGCGACCGTGATACTCCTCCACCCGGTCGCGTTCGCATCTTGGGTCGGGATGCTGGTCACGACGCTGAACCTCATGCCGGTTGGGATGCTGGACGGGGGCCACATAGCTAGGGCGATGTTCGGGGATAGGAGCCATAGGGCCCTCTCAATATTGGGCGCAATGCTCACCTTGGCCTTGGGCTGGTGGTTCATGGCCATATTTATGATCTACTTCTCCTTCATGAGGCATATCGGCCCTTTGGATGACGTATCGGAGCTAGCGGTCTGGAGGAAGATCCTCTCGCTCTTTATAGTGGGCATTGCAATCCTTTGCATGGCGCCGGCCCCTGGCATCAGCCTCCAGTGGCTCTTCAGGATCCTCGAAAGGCTCTTCACTTGGAGCGTCTGAAGCGAGCGCCGCGCAGGAGGGTGAGCAAGCGAATGAGGGCGGTGGTCGCGGAGTGCCGGATCATGGGGAAGCCCAGCAAGATCGAGGAAGTCGTATCGATGGCCTCGAGCTTGGGCTATGAGGTAGTGGGGATCGTTTCCCAAAGGCGAAGGGCCCCCCATGCCTCCTTCTGCATAGGCAGGGGGAAAATGGAAGAGCTGAAGGAGCTGGTCGAAGGAAGGATGGCCGAATCGGTGATCTTCGCCAACGGCCTCTCCGGCTCCCAAGCGTTCAAGATCTCTAGGGAGTTGGGCGGCGACATCAAGGTCATCGACAGGAATATGCTCATACTCGAACTCTTCAAGGAGAGGGCCATGACGAAGGAGGCCCAGCTCCAGATCCAACTCGCTAGGCTGAGGTATACCTTCTCTTGGGGGAGGGAGTACCTGAGGTTGGAGGGGATATTGGGCGAGCAAGTCGGCTGGAGTGGGCCCGGGGATTATCCTTTCAAGGAATATGAGCGCGCCGCCAGGCGGAGGATCAGCAGGCTGGAGAGGGCCCTCGAGGCCATAGAGAGGAGGAAGGATGCCTTGAGGGCTAGGAGGCGCGAGTTGGGCTTCCCGACGGCCGTCCTCACGGGCTATACGCAATCCGGGAAGACCACATTCTTCAACTTGGTCGCCCGGGAATCCAAAAGTGTGGGCATAGGGCCCTTTACAACCCTCTCCACGTTCGCTAGAAGGGTGGAATATCGCGGCGAAGGGGGGAGATCGGAGTTCATGCTCGTGGACTCGATAGGGTTCATAGAGGATATGCATCCCATAATATTGGACGCGTTCCACTCTACACTGAGCGAGATCTCTAACGCCGATCTAGTATTGCTCTTCCTAGATGCCAGCGAGGACCCCCAAACCCTGAGCAGGAAGGCATCCTATTCGGATGAAATCCTTAAGAGGCTGGGGATCAAGTCCCCGACGATTGTTTGCGCCAACAAAATCGATCTTTTATCGGAGAGGGGCCTGAAGAAGGCTTTGGGCTTGATAAGGGAATTATTGCCCGGGCGGGAGATAATCCCGCTCAGCGCCAAGCTCGGCGAGAATGTGGACCTCCTGCTCGCTAGGGCATCCTCCCTTCTCTCAGCGGCCAAGGAGATGGTCGTGGAAAGGGATTAGTTAGCCCTTCTTCGGCTCCCACCTCCTATCGAAGTATATATTCTTCCCCTTCGCGGATATTGGGATTCCTAGGACCAAGCTATCCCGGCACAGCCCGAGTCTCCTAGCCGCCACGCCCGTCCGGTACATGATCCTGTTATCGACATTCATAATGCTTGCCGTTTTGGCCGATGAACAAATGGCGATGCCCAAATCGATGGCTTTGAATATACAATTGGGACCCTCGTAATCTGAACCCCTCATCTTTTTAGACCCCTCATATTCGCTGCAATCCCTGAATCCACATCCGCCGCAATTGAGTCCCACGCTCTTTAGCCCATTGACGCCCACCAATACGACGGCGGCCGAGTTTCTGACGTTCTCGGCATCTCTCCTCCAAGTCGGCACCCCCCTCTCGTCCCCTATCCTCGCCATCTCATCTGCCAACCCGTCTTTCTCGGCGCCTGTCAAAATCACGACCGATATATCGTCGACCCCATGGGCCTTTGGCGCGGTCCTAGCGGAGATAGCCATCAGGTTGGCGACCTGAATAAGCCCCTCCATCTCGGCCGAATCGCTCTTTATCACTCCCATGACCAATTCCCTCCAAGGTACCTGCAAGTGCGCTTCCCCGCTCTTAACCCTTGCCGCTCGCTCGGGGACCCATCTGGGATTCCATCGGAAAGTTCAAATTACCAAAACCCCATTTTGTCTATTGGAGAGTTGGCGCGAATGCAGTTCTCCTTGGCCGGTAGGGATATAATATCCATAAAGGATTTCAAACGCGAGGAAATCGATGAGATCCTGAGACTCACAGATGCCTTCGAGCCATTGATCGATAAAGGCTCGGATATGCTCGATGGGAAGATAATGGCCACGCTTTTCTTCGAGCCGAGTACCCGGACGAAGCTGAGCTTCGAATCCGCAATGCATAGGCTCGGCGGCGCCGTCATAGGGTTTGCCGGGCCCATGGGAACCTCGGTGGAAAAGGGCGAGAACTTAGCCGATACCGTGAGGGTGGTGGAGAATTACGCGGATGTACTCGTGGTGAGGCATCCATTGGAGGGCGCCGCTAGGTTGGCGGCGGAGTTCGCGAGCGTGCCCGTGATAAATGCCGGCTCCGGGGCCGAGGAACATCCAACCCAAGCCCTTTTGGACCTGTATACGATAAGGAGGGAGCTGGGCCGCATAGATGGCCTCAAAGTGGCCTTGGTGGGAGACCTGAGATACGGCAGGACGGTCCACTCCTTGGCCTATGCCCTATCGCTTTACGACATCAAGCTTTACTTGGTCTCCCCGGAGATCCTCAAGATGCGGAAGGAGGTCCTAGCCGGAATAAGGGGCCGGGTGGAAGTCGTGGAAACGGACGACTTGGCGGAGATCATACCGGAGCTGGACGTCCTATACGTTACTAGGATCCAAAAGGAGAGGTTCGCGGATCCCGCTGAGTACGAGGAGGTCAGGGGATCCTATAGGGTGACGAGCGCGATGCTGAGCCGGATGAAGCCGACTGGGATAGTGATGCATCCTTTGCCGAGGGTCGATGAGGTGGATTACGATGTGGATAGGATCCCGCAAGCCAAGTACTTCAAACAAGTCCGATATGGCCTGATGGTTAGGATGTTCCTGTTGGCTTCGGTCTTGGGGGCCATCTGAAGGGCATTGATTGGGAGGCGAAGAGGGGCTAGAGATGAGATCTTCGGGTGGATTTAATAAGCCCCCGCCCGCTCCCCCGAGCGAGCCACCTCCTTGAGGATCGATGGGCGGATGGTCGAGAGAAGCGCGGATTGGATCAAACAAGCCAAAAGGGATTTGGAAAGCGCCGAGTATGAATTGAGGGGGCGGATTTTACGAGTGGAGCTACCTCCTCTCCCAACAAGCATCGGAGAAAGCCGTCAAAGCGGTTTTCCAGAAATTGTGGGCCGAGGTCTTCGGGCATTCGGTTGCGGGCCTATTGCAAAGGTTGCCGAAGGGGCTCGAGCCCGATAGGACTGTTGTCGATATGGCCAAAGAGCTGGATAGGGCGTATCACTGAAGGCCCCCTTGCAGCTCCTCGGGATCGAAGCTTTGGGCTTGATATTCAAGATTCACGACGTTTCAGAGGTCTTACCAAGCGCTAGGGATAGGCTCTCGGGATGGCCGAGGCCAAAAAAGCGTACAAAACGTAGAGCGCCCCATATGGCATAGAAGGGGATAGCTCACGCCTGAGGAAATAATGGGGGAACGATGAGGCGGAGGAAGCGCTCGGGAAAGCGAGGAGGATCCATCGACTCCGGAAGACTTTACATTTGCGATAGAGATGTGGAAAAAGCCTTAGGCCCCGCGCTTGGCTATTGATGGGAAATCCGAACGCCCCCAAGATTTTTATAAGCTTGGGACATAAAGAATTTGTCATGCAAAAAATAG
The genomic region above belongs to Candidatus Bathyarchaeia archaeon and contains:
- a CDS encoding DNA polymerase II large subunit, with the protein product MKSLPYFERFSEIEKRLNELAELSNKARARGLDPSNKIEVEFSRDLAERVEKSVGPPNIAPRIRDLAALLPREEIAFKIAEEIVYGKFGSSAEEIAEQAVRTALAILGEGVTIAPIEGISEVREKENNDGTRYLALYFSGPIRSAGGTDMGLILVVADYVRHLLGLSRYRATEQEARRFVEELRLYEREVGRFQFKVSDEELFHAIMHLPVEVTGGETDPIEVSFYRNLPRIETNRLRGGALRVVNDGLIGRRAKILRIVDKLGIRGWDWLREIRAEEGEEKERREFMYMEDVIAGRPIFSFPGAKGGFRLRYGRARNTGLAAIGIHPSTMIALRKFIAIGTQLKLELPGKAGIAQPVDSIEPPVVKLRDGSVLRLEDPRIAEEMLDSIDSILFLGDILVGFGEFLENNRPLIPSGFVEEWWAKILAKALRSRGSIEGFGLDAQRLRSFIEDPLGRRPSPEEALRISRHLKIPLHPRYTYFWDHISPEDFAYFRRGLLASYWGEGGITAEFDPRLKGILETLCIPHRVVGGRITIGEESPILSACLALEEGDLEIPSGLPTIEIIKKISGIEIIPKAFRFIGARMGRPEKANRREMKPLVHCIFPVGIHGGPRRDMVQAAESFGSISVEVVRKRCGSCGALSFETRCPECGGLTSIEYICRKCGRALRGRYCEHCKSEAIPYQLYSINLKAMLDRALKRLGITDPPEVIKGVKGLSSGEKVPEPLEKGVLRSKYGLSVYKDGTIRFDVTNAPLTHFKPKEIGTPVEKLRELGYGCDMDCNRLEDPDQLCPLMVHDIIIPVKCADYLLKVAGFIDELLEKFYGLPPYYRARERGDLVGHLVIGLSPHTSVGVVGRIIGFTEASVCFAHPFWHAAKRRDCDGDEDSVSLALDVFLNFSRSFLPSKIGGLMDAPLLLSVVINPSEIARQAYNMESQGLPLRFFEETVRRSDPKVVGDMIEMALHKIESGNPFSPLAFTHWTSDINAGNLESRYKTLETMFEKIEEQLRIAETVRAVDSRAVVGKILSTHLLRDMVGNLKAFSGQKFRCLKCNSKFRRIPLKGACIRCGGKLSLTVYKGTMEKYLGKAEELVRKYALGGYYEQRLKLIREEIASLFPESPMEVRGRQTNLAQFL
- a CDS encoding site-2 protease family protein, with the protein product MNNYMPMHDGGDIGAQGGLDLAHWTTPSGGSLLPPYYGEIRRIIEAHFHIEDAWVEEGSARFLVSSGDVKESFLKVERDLAGLGYMPFLRSRGDRLLMVVVPRPSLPPSKPIWNLLLFFLTIGTTAYAGYEMSIVLVKHGLGINPIQGALSFSAALLSILGLHELGHKFIANRRGVESTLPYFIPFPSFIGTFGAIIRTKVPAPNKDALFDLGAAGPIAGFLALVPAAAIGLKLSYIVEVSRIPPGTIPLSPPLMFRLMTHLMGIPTDGATVILLHPVAFASWVGMLVTTLNLMPVGMLDGGHIARAMFGDRSHRALSILGAMLTLALGWWFMAIFMIYFSFMRHIGPLDDVSELAVWRKILSLFIVGIAILCMAPAPGISLQWLFRILERLFTWSV
- the hflX gene encoding GTPase HflX; amino-acid sequence: MERLKRAPRRRVSKRMRAVVAECRIMGKPSKIEEVVSMASSLGYEVVGIVSQRRRAPHASFCIGRGKMEELKELVEGRMAESVIFANGLSGSQAFKISRELGGDIKVIDRNMLILELFKERAMTKEAQLQIQLARLRYTFSWGREYLRLEGILGEQVGWSGPGDYPFKEYERAARRRISRLERALEAIERRKDALRARRRELGFPTAVLTGYTQSGKTTFFNLVARESKSVGIGPFTTLSTFARRVEYRGEGGRSEFMLVDSIGFIEDMHPIILDAFHSTLSEISNADLVLLFLDASEDPQTLSRKASYSDEILKRLGIKSPTIVCANKIDLLSERGLKKALGLIRELLPGREIIPLSAKLGENVDLLLARASSLLSAAKEMVVERD
- a CDS encoding DUF2148 domain-containing protein, which translates into the protein MEGLIQVANLMAISARTAPKAHGVDDISVVILTGAEKDGLADEMARIGDERGVPTWRRDAENVRNSAAVVLVGVNGLKSVGLNCGGCGFRDCSEYEGSKKMRGSDYEGPNCIFKAIDLGIAICSSAKTASIMNVDNRIMYRTGVAARRLGLCRDSLVLGIPISAKGKNIYFDRRWEPKKG
- the pyrB gene encoding aspartate carbamoyltransferase, producing MQFSLAGRDIISIKDFKREEIDEILRLTDAFEPLIDKGSDMLDGKIMATLFFEPSTRTKLSFESAMHRLGGAVIGFAGPMGTSVEKGENLADTVRVVENYADVLVVRHPLEGAARLAAEFASVPVINAGSGAEEHPTQALLDLYTIRRELGRIDGLKVALVGDLRYGRTVHSLAYALSLYDIKLYLVSPEILKMRKEVLAGIRGRVEVVETDDLAEIIPELDVLYVTRIQKERFADPAEYEEVRGSYRVTSAMLSRMKPTGIVMHPLPRVDEVDYDVDRIPQAKYFKQVRYGLMVRMFLLASVLGAI